Proteins co-encoded in one Balearica regulorum gibbericeps isolate bBalReg1 chromosome 16, bBalReg1.pri, whole genome shotgun sequence genomic window:
- the LOC142604181 gene encoding uncharacterized protein LOC142604181 — protein sequence MEPELLDLPLGVKIPVVPGSKPVFSRAKLGEKLHRPSGYFDLGDPYCRLMSAEYNSLHDPHLQAYYKRKDNLQRLKKGGYVTSDGKVVCTLKEFNEYRQYLTRLKLEAEKMARQEKERLRPHVAKPKDAPKLLGESDAACPGQRPLQPRKPSCPPPPKSRRSSLKSGCCSRAKAAVDESQTSSQPELGQEGAKLPRRVSSDADSKRKPYVAAGSMFTAASEQQRAADAQQLEEVVETVVHQVLEVVKGPRDESISILRRVALEIRGRLRGSARRAEPSETSPRNRWQEIVVVGKELVATVLEGVGKRLASSRSKASEPALATRWKEQPVARGATRAGKCKEEKPGQAERAASHRAPAQACLDDLPRRIVDSICSTLDCFVASLFEREFSCKYSKIMELLEGICSNGGPQPFQRPFSRQGMEAGEALPRASEGQSLEASKAAKRPALQPLPNTSAAAVSRPSRTTARKSVPNAVSRNQQRPAEQPAYARTTVPEVLGTAEKKLERETKPKPTALARTLAIRTTASRIIDSVLERICQPGPALTPELNWGRRVAKPPTPRDGKGSYPAEDALPSTGPQLSRQPVPPAGPKPPAQTGARRRSAHAKPFPEASPSCPCQKGGR from the exons ATGGAGCCTGAGCTGCTGGACCTCCCCCTCGGGGTCAAGATCCCTGTGGTGCCCGGCTCCAAGCCTGTCTTCAGCAGggcaaagctgggggaaaag CTTCACCGGCCCTCAGGCTATTTTGACCTGGGAGATCCCTACTGTCGCCTAATGAGCGCAGAGTACAACAGCCTCCATGACCCGCATCTGCAGGCGTACTACAAACGCAAAGACAacctccagaggctgaagaAAGGGGGTTACGTCACCAGCGATGGCAAA GTGGTTTGCACCCTGAAGGAGTTCAATGAGTACAGGCAGTATCTGACCAGGCTCAagctggaggcagagaaaaTGGCCAGGCAAGAAAAG GAAAGGCTTCGGCCACACGTGGCCAAACCAAAGGATGCCCCCAAACTGCTGGGAGAGAGCGACGCTGCGTGCCCGGGACAGCGGCCGCTGCAGCCTCGCAAACCATCTTGCCCACCTCCACCCAAGAGCAGAAGGAGCTCCCTGAAGTCGGGGTGTTGCAGCAGAGCGAAAGCAGCTGTGGACGAGAGCCAAACCTCCTCCCAACCTGAGCTGGGACAGGAAGGTGCCAAGCTGCCCAGGAGGGTTAGCAGTGATGCTGACTCCAAGAGGAAGCCATACGTCGCGGCAGGCAGCATGTTCACAGCTGCGTCTGAACAACAACGTGCCGCAGATGCCCAGCAGCTTGAAGAGGTGGTTGAGACTGTGGTGCACCAAGTGTTGGAGGTGGTGAAGGGTCCTCGGGATGAGTCGATCTCCATCTTAAGGAGAGTTGCCCTGGAGATCCGAGGAAGACTGCGTGGCAGCGCCAGAAGAGCAGAGCCTTCGGAGACTTCTCCCCGGAATCGCTGGCAGGAAATAGTAGTGGTGGGCAAAGAGCTTGTAGCGACCGTGCTGGAGGGCGTGGGGAAGCGTTTGGCATCCAGCAGGTCCAAAGCATCTGAGCCAGCGCTGGCAACCAGGTGGAAGGAGCAGCCTGTTGCCAGAGGAGCCACCCGAGCAGGCAAATGCAAGGAAGAGAAACCAGGGCAAGCTGAAAGAGCAGCTTCCCACAGAGCACCTGCACAGGCCTGCCTTGACGACCTCCCCAGAAGAATTGTTGACAGTATTTGCTCCACCTTGGACTGCTTTGTAGCTTCTCTATTTGAACGAGAATTTAGCTGCAAATATTCCAAAATCATGGAGCTTCTCGAGGGAATTTGCTCCAACGGAGGGCCGCAGCCATTCCAGAGGCCTTTCTCAAGGCAGGGCATGGAAGCAGGAGAAGCACTCCCCAGAGCATCTGAAGGGCAGAGCCTGGAAGCGAGCAAGGCAGCAAAGCGTCCCGCCTTACAACCACTGCCAAATACAAGCGCCGCTGCTGTCTCGCGACCGAGTCGCACGACTGCCAGGAAGAGCGTCCCAAACGCCGTCTCCAGAAATCAGCAGCGCCCTGCAGAACAGCCTGCCTATGCCAGAACCACGGTCCCTGAGGTTCTTGGAACGGCGGAGAAGAAGTTAGAGAGGGAAACAAAGCCAAAGCCAACAGCCTTAGCCCGGACTTTGGCTATAAGGACCACGGCAAGTCGGATCATTGACTCCGTACTAGAGCGGATCTGTCAACCGGGGCCTGCGCTGACCCCTGAGCTGAACTGGGGAAGGCGCGTTGCAAAACCGCCCACGCCACGCGACGGAAAGGGGAGCTATCCCGCTGAGGACGCCCTCCCCTCCACGGGCCCACAGCTTTCCAGACAGCCCGTCCCTCCGGCGGGGCCGAAGCCCCCTGCCCAGACAGGAGCTCGGCGCAGATCAGCGCACGCGAAGCCCTTCCCTGAGGCGAGCCCCAGCTGCCCGTGTCAGAAAGGAGGGCGTTAG
- the LOC142604182 gene encoding uncharacterized protein LOC142604182: MEPELLDLPLGVKIPVVPGSKPVFSRAKLGEKLHRPSGYFDLGDPYCRLMSAEYNSLHDPHLQAYYKRKDNLQRLKKGGYVTSDGKVVCTLKEFNEYRQYLTRLKLEAEKMARQEKERLRPHVAKPKDAPKLLGESDAACPGQRPLQPRKPSCPPPPKSRRSSLKSGCCSRAKAAVDESQTSSQPELGQEGAKLPRRVSSDADSKRKPYVAAGSMFTAASEQQRAADAQQLEEVVETVVHQVLEVVKGPRDESISILRRVALEIRGRLRGSARRAEPSETSPRNRWQEIVVVGKELVATVLEGVGKRLASSRSKASEPALATRWKEQPVARGATRAGKCKEEKPGQAERAASHRAPAQACLDDLPRRIVDSICSTLDCFVASLFEREFSCKYSKIMELLEGICSNGGPQPFQRPFSRQAMEAGEALPRASEGQSLEASKAAKRPALQPLPNTSAAAVSRPSRTTARKSVPNAVSRNQQRPAEQPAYARTTVPEVLGTAEKKLERETKPKPTALARTLAIRTTASRIIDSVLERICQPGPALTPELNWGRRVAKPPTPRDGKGSYPAEDALPSTGPQLSRQPVPPAGPKPPAQTGARRRSAHAKPFPEASPSCPCQKRGR, encoded by the exons ATGGAGCCTGAGCTGCTGGACCTCCCCCTCGGGGTCAAGATCCCTGTGGTGCCCGGCTCCAAGCCTGTCTTCAGCAGggcaaagctgggggaaaag CTTCACCGGCCCTCAGGCTATTTTGACCTGGGAGATCCCTACTGTCGCCTAATGAGCGCAGAGTACAACAGCCTCCATGACCCGCATCTGCAGGCGTACTACAAACGCAAAGACAacctccagaggctgaagaAAGGGGGTTACGTCACCAGCGATGGCAAA GTGGTTTGCACCCTGAAGGAGTTCAATGAGTACAGGCAGTATCTGACCAGGCTCAagctggaggcagagaaaaTGGCCAGGCAAGAAAAG GAAAGGCTTCGGCCACACGTGGCCAAACCAAAGGATGCCCCCAAACTGCTGGGAGAGAGCGACGCTGCGTGCCCGGGACAGCGGCCGCTGCAGCCTCGCAAACCATCTTGCCCACCTCCACCCAAGAGCAGAAGGAGCTCCCTGAAGTCGGGGTGTTGCAGCAGAGCGAAAGCAGCTGTGGACGAGAGCCAAACCTCCTCCCAACCTGAGCTGGGACAGGAAGGTGCCAAGCTGCCCAGGAGGGTTAGCAGTGACGCTGACTCCAAGAGGAAGCCATACGTCGCGGCAGGCAGCATGTTCACAGCTGCGTCTGAACAACAACGTGCCGCAGATGCCCAGCAGCTTGAAGAGGTGGTTGAGACTGTGGTGCACCAAGTGTTGGAGGTGGTGAAGGGTCCTCGGGATGAGTCGATCTCCATCTTAAGGAGAGTTGCCCTGGAGATCCGAGGAAGACTGCGTGGCAGCGCCAGAAGAGCAGAGCCTTCGGAGACTTCTCCCCGGAATCGCTGGCAGGAAATAGTAGTGGTGGGCAAAGAGCTTGTAGCGACCGTGCTGGAGGGCGTGGGGAAGCGTTTGGCATCCAGCAGGTCCAAAGCATCTGAGCCAGCGCTGGCAACCAGGTGGAAGGAGCAGCCTGTTGCCAGAGGAGCCACCCGAGCAGGCAAATGCAAGGAAGAGAAACCAGGGCAAGCTGAAAGAGCAGCTTCCCACAGAGCACCTGCACAGGCCTGCCTTGACGACCTCCCCAGAAGAATTGTTGACAGTATTTGCTCCACCTTGGACTGCTTTGTAGCTTCTCTATTTGAACGAGAATTTAGCTGCAAATATTCCAAAATCATGGAGCTTCTCGAGGGAATTTGCTCCAACGGAGGGCCGCAGCCATTCCAGAGGCCTTTCTCAAGGCAGGCCATGGAAGCAGGAGAAGCACTCCCCAGAGCATCTGAAGGGCAGAGCCTGGAAGCGAGCAAGGCAGCAAAGCGTCCCGCCTTACAACCACTGCCAAATACAAGCGCCGCTGCTGTCTCGCGACCGAGTCGCACGACTGCCAGGAAGAGCGTCCCAAACGCCGTCTCCAGAAATCAGCAGCGCCCTGCAGAACAGCCTGCCTATGCCAGAACCACGGTCCCTGAGGTTCTTGGAACGGCGGAGAAGAAGTTAGAGAGGGAAACAAAGCCAAAGCCAACAGCCTTAGCCCGGACTTTGGCTATAAGGACCACGGCAAGTCGGATCATTGACTCCGTACTAGAGCGGATCTGTCAACCGGGGCCTGCGCTGACCCCTGAGCTGAACTGGGGAAGGCGCGTTGCAAAACCGCCCACGCCACGCGACGGAAAGGGGAGCTATCCCGCTGAGGACGCCCTCCCCTCCACGGGCCCACAGCTTTCCAGACAGCCCGTCCCTCCGGCGGGGCCGAAGCCCCCTGCCCAGACAGGAGCTCGGCGCAGATCAGCGCACGCGAAGCCCTTCCCTGAGGCGAGCCCCAGCTGCCCGTGTCAGAAACGAGGGCGTTAG